A genome region from Candidatus Manganitrophaceae bacterium includes the following:
- a CDS encoding SLC13/DASS family transporter has translation MIRRLRKAALLIGPSIGVVVPFLLDSPDHPKAPLMLGIALWMALWWMTECAPLAVTALLPLVAFPLTGIATAKETAPRYMTSIMFLFLGGFLIAQAMERTGLHRRIALLILSRWHASLLQIFMGFSGATAFLSMWISNTATTMLMATIAMAVIARLDRQLPSKEMKVVTPTLLLTVAYSANIGGMGTPVGTVPNLIFLETINTHDPEHAISFLQWMALGIPIVFAGLTVLYLLLGRLVRKMPWTASAVGSLEEEIRQLGPFRREERFVAWVLGITALAWMTRKGIVAEGFTLPGWSALLPYPGVDDGTVAIAAALFLFLVPVKEGNPVLDREAFGRLPWGIMILLGGGFALAMGMQRSGLSGVMGSQLAFLTEVSVPLMMFGIALGVTFLTEITSNTATTQVLLPILAAVALGSGHDMTLLLATATLSASCAFMLPVATPPNAIVFGTERIPMQTMIKTGLRLNLIMPFVIVGVVLLIRPFLP, from the coding sequence ATGATTCGTCGTTTAAGAAAGGCCGCCCTCCTGATTGGACCCTCCATCGGTGTGGTTGTCCCCTTCCTTCTTGACTCTCCGGATCACCCGAAGGCACCCCTCATGCTGGGCATCGCCCTCTGGATGGCGCTCTGGTGGATGACGGAGTGTGCTCCTCTTGCGGTTACGGCCCTTCTTCCCCTGGTTGCCTTTCCCCTGACCGGGATCGCAACCGCCAAAGAAACTGCGCCACGCTATATGACCAGTATCATGTTCCTCTTTCTCGGCGGGTTTTTAATCGCTCAGGCGATGGAACGGACAGGACTCCACCGCCGTATTGCCCTCCTGATCCTTTCACGATGGCATGCCAGCCTTCTACAGATCTTCATGGGTTTTTCAGGCGCGACGGCTTTTCTCTCCATGTGGATTTCCAATACGGCAACGACCATGCTGATGGCCACCATCGCGATGGCAGTGATCGCCCGTTTGGACCGACAACTTCCTTCGAAAGAGATGAAGGTGGTCACCCCTACACTTCTGCTGACGGTGGCCTATTCGGCAAACATCGGGGGCATGGGGACCCCGGTTGGGACAGTGCCCAACCTCATCTTTCTCGAGACGATCAACACCCATGATCCGGAGCATGCGATCAGCTTTCTTCAATGGATGGCCCTGGGGATTCCAATTGTTTTTGCAGGCCTCACGGTCCTCTATCTTTTGTTGGGTCGATTGGTTCGCAAAATGCCCTGGACCGCATCGGCTGTCGGGAGCCTGGAAGAAGAGATCCGGCAACTCGGTCCCTTCCGTCGGGAGGAGCGCTTTGTTGCCTGGGTCCTTGGGATCACGGCCCTGGCCTGGATGACCCGAAAGGGGATTGTTGCAGAGGGCTTTACCCTGCCGGGCTGGTCCGCGCTTTTGCCCTATCCGGGCGTTGATGATGGCACGGTGGCCATCGCCGCCGCCCTGTTTCTTTTTCTCGTTCCGGTTAAAGAGGGAAACCCGGTTCTCGATCGTGAGGCCTTTGGCCGGCTTCCCTGGGGGATCATGATTCTTTTGGGCGGAGGGTTCGCCCTGGCGATGGGGATGCAGCGCTCCGGGCTTTCCGGGGTGATGGGATCTCAACTGGCCTTTTTAACCGAGGTCTCCGTTCCCCTCATGATGTTCGGCATTGCGCTGGGGGTGACCTTTCTTACTGAGATTACCAGTAACACGGCCACGACCCAGGTTCTTCTCCCGATCCTGGCCGCCGTTGCCCTGGGAAGCGGGCACGACATGACCCTCTTGTTGGCGACGGCCACGCTGTCCGCCTCCTGTGCGTTTATGCTGCCGGTGGCGACCCCGCCGAACGCCATTGTCTTTGGAACGGAGCGCATCCCGATGCAGACCATGATCAAGACGGGGCTCAGGCTGAACCTTATCATGCCCTTCGTTATCGTGGGTGTTGTCCTGCTCATCCGGCCCTTTCTCCCCTAG
- a CDS encoding TIGR02757 family protein, which yields MTRYQAKRLALRLESFYREISFFHRIKDDPIEIPRRYKDPRDIEVVAWLTAALSYGRVDLFKNTVGQILDLSSGHPDHYLRAFDLSRERKRFRGIYYRLNATEDLLAFVYLMSRVLVRHGSLKNLFVSLYRKEEEDIGPTLSRVIAEIRSFDLRPIYGRNQAPAGLRQLLSAPSSGSACKRMNLFLRWMVRPKEAKDGIDFGLWPEIPAEKLIIPLDTHIARISRYLGLTTRKSSGWKMAKEITDSLLRFDPHDPVKYDFALCHLGISGACPIKPNWEKCGVCPLLGACKRGRINYRQRPRKPLGAQGDQTRWPYEPGLL from the coding sequence ATGACGCGATATCAGGCGAAACGCCTTGCCCTGCGACTTGAATCATTTTATCGGGAGATCTCTTTTTTTCATCGGATCAAGGATGATCCGATCGAGATACCGCGCCGTTATAAAGATCCAAGAGACATAGAGGTTGTGGCATGGCTGACTGCGGCACTTTCTTATGGCCGGGTCGATCTCTTCAAGAACACGGTGGGTCAGATCCTGGACTTGAGCTCCGGACATCCTGATCATTATCTTCGCGCCTTTGACCTGTCGCGGGAGCGCAAGCGTTTTCGGGGGATCTATTATCGCTTAAATGCGACGGAAGACCTCCTTGCTTTTGTCTACCTGATGAGCCGGGTGCTTGTGCGGCACGGGTCCTTGAAGAATCTATTTGTTTCGCTTTATCGGAAGGAAGAGGAAGATATCGGGCCGACCCTCTCACGTGTCATCGCGGAGATAAGGAGCTTCGATCTTCGTCCGATCTATGGTCGGAATCAGGCCCCCGCAGGTCTGAGACAGCTTCTGTCTGCTCCGAGTTCCGGAAGCGCCTGTAAACGGATGAACCTTTTTCTTCGGTGGATGGTTCGCCCTAAAGAGGCAAAAGACGGGATTGATTTTGGCCTTTGGCCTGAGATCCCGGCTGAAAAACTTATCATCCCTCTGGATACGCACATTGCCCGGATTTCACGATATCTGGGGCTCACCACGCGAAAAAGTTCTGGCTGGAAGATGGCAAAAGAGATTACCGATAGTCTCTTACGTTTTGATCCCCACGACCCTGTGAAGTATGACTTCGCCCTTTGCCATCTTGGTATCTCAGGCGCCTGCCCCATCAAACCGAATTGGGAAAAGTGTGGTGTCTGTCCTCTTTTGGGAGCCTGCAAACGGGGAAGAATCAACTACCGACAAAGACCTCGTAAACCGCTCGGCGCGCAGGGAGATCAAACTCGATGGCCGTATGAGCCCGGCCTCCTATGA
- a CDS encoding methyltransferase domain-containing protein has product MKMASLEEKRRWIDKFFSRTGPSYDEVVHRFTLGIDRLWKKRILAQITAPRRVLDLACGTGILTFAIAQKYPECRVIGVDITKGYLDVARLKAEALGFRNVDFVHSPAEEYLIDAFFDTITTSYLPKYADLPLLIRNCRRMIAPEGTLLMHDFTYPDSPMLQKLFTLYFKLAQPIGGWWYPEWKEVLRELPEVIRLTEWVSELSTAMKEEGFCEIQVESLTMQGAAIISAKAPS; this is encoded by the coding sequence ATGAAGATGGCCTCTCTTGAAGAGAAGCGACGGTGGATCGATAAGTTTTTTTCCAGGACCGGACCGAGTTATGATGAGGTGGTTCACCGGTTCACACTGGGCATCGATCGCTTATGGAAAAAAAGAATCCTGGCACAAATTACTGCGCCCCGAAGAGTCCTTGATCTGGCCTGTGGGACCGGCATCCTCACCTTTGCCATTGCACAGAAATACCCGGAGTGTCGAGTGATCGGGGTTGATATTACAAAAGGCTACCTGGATGTCGCCCGTCTCAAAGCGGAAGCTCTCGGGTTCAGAAATGTCGATTTTGTTCACTCGCCGGCCGAAGAATACTTAATTGATGCATTCTTTGATACGATTACGACCTCCTATCTCCCGAAGTATGCCGACCTTCCTCTCCTGATTCGAAATTGCCGACGCATGATTGCTCCGGAGGGGACGCTCCTCATGCATGATTTCACCTATCCAGACTCTCCGATGCTGCAAAAATTATTTACGCTTTATTTTAAACTGGCCCAACCGATTGGGGGGTGGTGGTACCCTGAATGGAAGGAGGTTCTTCGGGAACTGCCAGAGGTGATCCGGCTTACCGAGTGGGTCTCAGAGCTGAGCACGGCGATGAAGGAAGAGGGATTCTGCGAGATTCAGGTTGAATCACTGACGATGCAGGGGGCGGCGATCATCAGCGCGAAAGCCCCCTCCTAA
- the ubiE gene encoding bifunctional demethylmenaquinone methyltransferase/2-methoxy-6-polyprenyl-1,4-benzoquinol methylase UbiE: MNMQKDPSGEGKEKAVQAMFSSIARFYDLNNSLLSLGLHHRWKKRTLEAVALCPGEKVIDIGAGTADLSILAAAQVGKNGVVITSDLNEAMLRIGLKKVQDRRLSQVLCLLGNAEELPLPDTTFDVALTGFCIRNLSDLDQGFREIYRVLRPGGRMACLDFSRPVQPLFRKFYDFYSFTLLPKIGTWISKDQTGIYQYLPDSIRKFPDQEDLIKRIEAAGFRDVSYQNLTGGIVAIHFGKK, encoded by the coding sequence ATGAATATGCAAAAAGACCCTTCAGGAGAAGGGAAAGAAAAAGCGGTCCAGGCGATGTTTTCGTCGATCGCACGCTTTTACGATTTGAATAACAGTCTCCTCTCACTTGGTCTGCATCATCGCTGGAAAAAAAGAACCCTTGAGGCCGTGGCACTCTGTCCGGGAGAGAAGGTCATAGACATCGGGGCCGGGACTGCCGATCTTTCCATCCTGGCTGCCGCCCAGGTCGGAAAGAACGGGGTGGTCATTACGAGCGATCTGAACGAAGCCATGCTCAGGATCGGCCTGAAAAAAGTGCAGGATCGACGACTCAGCCAAGTCCTTTGTCTCCTCGGAAATGCCGAGGAGCTCCCCCTGCCCGACACAACATTCGATGTTGCCCTGACTGGATTCTGTATCCGGAACCTCTCAGACCTCGACCAAGGCTTCCGGGAGATCTATCGTGTCCTCAGACCCGGAGGAAGGATGGCCTGTCTCGATTTTTCAAGGCCCGTGCAGCCTCTCTTCCGAAAATTCTACGACTTCTACTCCTTCACGCTCCTCCCCAAAATCGGAACATGGATCTCAAAAGACCAGACCGGTATCTATCAATATCTTCCTGATTCCATCCGAAAGTTCCCGGACCAGGAGGATCTCATAAAAAGGATCGAAGCCGCCGGCTTCAGAGACGTCTCCTACCAAAACCTCACAGGCGGAATCGTAGCCATTCATTTTGGAAAAAAATAA
- a CDS encoding ABC transporter ATP-binding protein has translation MANKTIIELLHVSRQYKNSESPAIHDISFHVEKGKVLALLGPSGSGKTTLLRLIAGFEAPNQGKIFLEGREVSRPRAFVPPEQRGVGMVFQDYALFPHLNVSENVVFGLSHLSRRDQSRKEDKILELVGLSSLRHRYPHELSGGQQQRVALARALAPDPIVLLMDEPFSNLDPDMRTQMQREVSSILEKTGSTAILVTHDHEEAFAMADQIALLNEGVLEQCDTPEVIYHTPATPFVADFVGKADFIPGTVRDHLITTEIGTFPNKVELPPGTEVMVMIRPDDIDLIPNPRGENTLFKRQFRGSENVYRILLPSGQVLHSSQHSLTVYPDQTRVELKLKVTHTVIFEKKTDVFEKDATGRYRVRPRE, from the coding sequence ATGGCCAATAAGACGATTATCGAATTGCTTCATGTGAGCCGACAATATAAAAACAGCGAATCGCCTGCCATACACGATATCTCCTTTCACGTTGAAAAGGGAAAGGTCCTGGCCCTCCTGGGACCCAGCGGGAGCGGAAAGACAACCCTCCTCCGCTTAATCGCAGGGTTTGAGGCCCCAAACCAGGGAAAGATCTTCCTCGAGGGACGCGAGGTCAGCCGGCCTCGGGCCTTTGTGCCCCCTGAACAAAGAGGCGTCGGGATGGTCTTCCAGGATTATGCCCTGTTTCCTCATCTGAACGTTTCGGAAAATGTTGTTTTCGGATTAAGCCATTTAAGCCGACGCGATCAGAGTCGGAAGGAAGACAAGATCCTGGAACTGGTCGGCCTCTCTTCCTTGCGGCATCGCTACCCGCATGAACTCTCCGGAGGACAGCAGCAGCGTGTCGCCCTGGCACGCGCCCTCGCGCCCGACCCGATCGTTCTCCTCATGGACGAGCCTTTCAGCAACCTCGACCCCGACATGCGAACCCAGATGCAGCGGGAAGTATCATCCATCCTCGAGAAAACAGGAAGTACGGCAATCCTGGTGACCCACGACCACGAAGAGGCCTTTGCGATGGCGGATCAGATCGCTCTTCTCAATGAAGGCGTGTTGGAACAATGTGATACACCAGAGGTGATCTATCACACCCCCGCGACCCCTTTTGTGGCTGACTTTGTCGGAAAAGCCGATTTCATTCCAGGAACCGTTCGAGATCATTTGATTACGACAGAAATCGGCACCTTCCCAAACAAGGTGGAACTTCCACCCGGGACAGAGGTTATGGTCATGATTCGCCCGGACGACATCGACCTAATCCCGAACCCGAGGGGAGAGAACACCCTCTTTAAAAGGCAATTCCGCGGGTCGGAGAACGTCTACCGCATCCTTCTCCCCTCAGGCCAGGTCCTTCACAGCAGTCAACACTCCCTGACCGTCTATCCGGACCAGACCCGGGTCGAGCTTAAACTGAAAGTAACCCATACGGTGATCTTTGAGAAGAAAACAGACGTCTTTGAAAAAGATGCGACCGGCCGCTATCGCGTCCGGCCAAGAGAATGA
- a CDS encoding iron ABC transporter permease, whose product MNRSSHAPQPLLPSDGLSDSLKWTGLSGWGLIPVSIALLVIIPLAVVLFSLFTPSDDAWRHIVDTLLGRLLLNTFWLSLGVLSGTALLGVSLAWFCATCDFPFRKFFDWALMLPMAIPSYVTAFVVIGLLDFSGPVQSNLRRLFGEDLRFPEIRSTGGVVIVMILALYPYVYLLARNAFLSQGRRAMEAAQSLGLSRWRGFFRVALPMGRPWIFGGLMLVLMETLADFGTVSIFNYDTFATAIYKAWFGFFSLSAASQLASLLILIVFVLLWMEQRLTARTRYTQIEKSGARGDRIVLRPLSGCLVCAYASMVFLAAFGVPVTQLSVWTLNVFQNDFSPRYFSFLFHSLFLGGFGAILTVATALLLVYALRLQGNPLNRIMVRIATLGYALPGTVLAVGLFIPLAWLDNKLIALGKTWFGRDPGLILNGTLIAMLLAYLVRFLAVAHHPVQSAMKRITPSIDETSRSLRISGFSMLRKVHLPVLRSGLFTAATLVFVDIMKEMPITLMTRPFGWDTLAIRIYEMTSEGEWERAALPAMALVLTGLFPIILLTRNSREDDDGQ is encoded by the coding sequence ATGAACCGATCTTCCCACGCGCCACAACCACTCCTCCCCTCAGACGGGCTTTCCGACAGCCTTAAATGGACCGGTCTTTCCGGATGGGGACTCATTCCGGTTTCCATTGCTCTCCTCGTGATAATTCCACTGGCCGTGGTGCTTTTTTCTTTGTTCACGCCGAGCGATGACGCATGGAGACACATCGTGGATACGCTGTTGGGACGATTACTCCTCAACACCTTCTGGTTGAGTCTGGGTGTTTTGAGCGGAACGGCCCTGCTTGGGGTCAGCCTGGCCTGGTTCTGCGCCACTTGCGATTTTCCCTTCAGGAAGTTCTTTGATTGGGCTCTGATGCTTCCCATGGCGATCCCCTCCTACGTCACCGCCTTCGTGGTCATCGGCCTCCTCGATTTTTCCGGCCCGGTCCAGTCGAATCTGCGCCGCTTGTTCGGGGAGGACCTTCGCTTTCCGGAGATCCGTTCCACAGGGGGCGTCGTCATCGTGATGATCCTGGCCCTGTATCCTTATGTCTACCTCCTTGCACGCAATGCCTTTCTCAGCCAGGGAAGGCGGGCCATGGAGGCCGCTCAATCGCTCGGACTTTCTCGCTGGCGGGGCTTCTTCCGTGTGGCCCTTCCCATGGGGAGACCCTGGATCTTCGGGGGACTGATGCTGGTCCTGATGGAAACACTCGCGGATTTCGGGACCGTTTCCATCTTCAATTACGACACCTTTGCAACAGCCATCTACAAGGCCTGGTTCGGGTTCTTCTCCCTCTCTGCAGCGTCTCAACTCGCCTCCCTCTTGATCCTGATCGTCTTTGTTCTCTTGTGGATGGAGCAGCGCTTGACGGCGAGAACCCGCTATACTCAGATTGAAAAGTCCGGCGCCCGGGGGGATCGCATTGTGTTACGCCCTCTGAGCGGATGTCTTGTATGTGCCTATGCCTCTATGGTCTTTCTTGCCGCTTTTGGGGTTCCGGTCACGCAACTTTCTGTCTGGACGCTTAATGTCTTTCAAAATGACTTTAGCCCCCGGTATTTCTCTTTTTTGTTTCATTCTCTTTTTCTCGGGGGATTCGGTGCCATTCTCACGGTTGCAACAGCGCTCCTACTGGTCTATGCGCTTCGCTTACAGGGCAACCCGCTCAACCGGATCATGGTCCGGATCGCCACACTCGGCTACGCCCTGCCCGGTACCGTTCTCGCCGTCGGTCTCTTCATCCCCCTGGCCTGGCTCGACAATAAATTAATCGCCCTGGGAAAGACCTGGTTTGGCAGGGACCCCGGGCTGATCCTAAACGGCACACTGATCGCCATGCTTCTGGCCTACCTGGTTCGCTTCCTTGCGGTCGCGCATCATCCTGTTCAGAGCGCCATGAAGCGAATTACACCGTCAATCGATGAAACATCACGGAGTCTCCGGATCAGCGGCTTCTCGATGTTGAGAAAGGTCCATCTGCCGGTCTTGCGCAGCGGATTGTTCACCGCCGCCACACTTGTCTTTGTCGACATAATGAAAGAGATGCCGATTACGTTGATGACACGACCTTTTGGATGGGATACCCTTGCAATCAGAATCTACGAAATGACTTCAGAGGGAGAATGGGAGCGCGCGGCCCTACCGGCAATGGCTCTTGTCCTGACCGGGCTTTTCCCGATCATACTGCTCACCAGAAATTCAAGAGAAGACGACGATGGCCAATAA
- a CDS encoding transcriptional repressor yields MGTERHVTAEELHREMKNTGSSIGLATIYRTLNLFCASGLAEQRHFGDGQARYELTYNVHHHDHLVCKQCHRIIEFENLEIERLQEKVAKKHHFTIYSHKLELYGTCEACTKEKSKGTPKSKTESKVKRKK; encoded by the coding sequence ATGGGAACCGAACGGCATGTGACCGCTGAAGAGTTACACCGGGAGATGAAGAACACAGGCTCCTCCATCGGGCTGGCCACTATCTACCGGACCCTGAACCTCTTTTGTGCAAGCGGCCTGGCGGAACAGCGCCATTTCGGGGACGGACAGGCCCGTTACGAACTGACTTATAACGTGCATCACCATGATCACCTCGTCTGTAAACAGTGCCACCGTATTATTGAGTTCGAAAATCTCGAAATTGAACGATTGCAGGAGAAGGTCGCCAAAAAACATCATTTCACCATTTACAGCCATAAACTGGAACTTTACGGTACTTGTGAGGCCTGCACCAAGGAAAAATCGAAAGGTACACCCAAAAGCAAGACAGAGAGTAAAGTAAAAAGAAAAAAATAA
- a CDS encoding glucose dehydrogenase, which produces MGFSLFILLTACVLVLPGFEAQAAPAHSRISLESVVSGLARPTGLFHAGDRSGRLFVVEQRGMIWVLKKGRLEKKPFLDIRRRVTAGGEKGLLGLAFHPEFRKNQRFFVNYTALRGRLHTVISEFSVGNSPDLADPTSERILMTIPQPFSNHNGGEIAFGPDGYLYIGMGDGGAGNDPQGNGQSLKTRLGKMLRIGVDPGKGGKAYTIPADNPFARSRNAAPEIWATGLRNPWRFSFDSVTGDLLAGDVGQSAREEINLIRKGGNYGWNIMEGNLCTPGVNPRCDQRGLARPLLDYPRREGVVVIGGRVYRGSMLPSLVGAYIYGDFGNGRIWMLRHNGRRVTEHRLLLETDRRISAFGEDEQHELYVVDYSGEILKIVAR; this is translated from the coding sequence ATGGGGTTTTCTCTTTTTATCTTACTAACGGCCTGTGTTCTTGTTCTTCCCGGTTTCGAAGCGCAAGCGGCTCCTGCACACTCCCGAATCAGCTTGGAGTCGGTTGTGAGCGGCTTGGCACGTCCGACCGGCCTTTTTCATGCGGGAGATAGGAGCGGTCGACTCTTCGTTGTCGAACAGCGGGGGATGATCTGGGTTCTGAAGAAGGGGCGACTGGAAAAGAAACCCTTCCTTGATATTCGCAGACGTGTGACTGCCGGAGGGGAGAAGGGACTTCTCGGCCTGGCGTTTCACCCAGAATTTCGTAAGAATCAGCGCTTTTTTGTAAATTATACGGCCTTAAGGGGCCGCCTTCATACGGTGATCTCTGAATTTAGTGTTGGCAATTCTCCAGACTTGGCCGATCCGACGAGTGAACGGATTCTGATGACCATCCCGCAGCCCTTCTCAAATCACAATGGTGGAGAGATTGCTTTCGGACCGGATGGCTATCTTTACATTGGAATGGGAGACGGCGGCGCGGGGAACGATCCTCAGGGGAACGGGCAGAGCCTGAAAACGCGGTTGGGGAAGATGCTTAGAATCGGGGTTGATCCAGGCAAAGGCGGAAAGGCGTACACCATCCCGGCCGACAATCCCTTTGCCCGGAGCCGGAACGCCGCGCCGGAGATCTGGGCCACGGGCCTTCGGAACCCCTGGCGATTCTCTTTTGATTCGGTGACCGGGGATCTTTTGGCTGGAGATGTTGGCCAGAGCGCTCGCGAGGAGATCAACCTGATCCGGAAGGGGGGGAACTATGGGTGGAACATCATGGAAGGGAATCTCTGCACCCCGGGCGTCAATCCCCGCTGCGATCAACGCGGGCTGGCGCGCCCCCTCCTCGACTATCCGCGACGTGAGGGAGTTGTGGTCATCGGGGGCAGGGTCTACCGCGGGAGCATGCTCCCGTCCCTCGTCGGTGCCTACATTTACGGGGATTTCGGCAACGGACGGATATGGATGCTACGGCATAACGGTCGCCGTGTTACCGAGCACAGGCTCCTCCTTGAGACGGATCGCAGGATTAGCGCCTTTGGCGAAGATGAACAACACGAACTTTATGTGGTGGATTACAGCGGAGAGATCCTTAAGATTGTGGCAAGGTAG